One region of Dokdonia sp. 4H-3-7-5 genomic DNA includes:
- a CDS encoding 2TM domain-containing protein: MSLFSKKTTTSIDPVQKELIENAQARVRQKKNLYRHFVTFLAGAILLIVINQVLHVGEEFKPFQRPWFVWAILIWTFFFLIHLINVLLMSKFMNKEWEQKHLDRLVAKQKVRIAELEENVALSNPLPEKKSPLMRGPSLPLDNQNTLL; this comes from the coding sequence ATGTCACTATTTTCAAAGAAAACTACTACTTCTATTGACCCTGTTCAAAAAGAACTTATTGAAAACGCGCAAGCACGCGTGCGTCAAAAGAAGAATCTCTATAGACACTTTGTTACATTTCTTGCTGGCGCAATCTTACTTATTGTTATTAACCAAGTACTTCATGTAGGTGAAGAATTTAAACCATTCCAAAGGCCATGGTTTGTGTGGGCAATACTTATATGGACCTTCTTTTTCCTCATACACCTTATAAACGTATTGCTCATGAGCAAGTTTATGAATAAAGAGTGGGAACAAAAGCACCTCGATAGACTTGTTGCCAAACAGAAAGTACGCATAGCAGAGCTGGAAGAAAATGTCGCTTTATCAAATCCATTACCAGAAAAAAAAAGTCCATTAATGAGGGGGCCATCCCTACCACTAGACAACCAGAATACGCTCCTATGA
- a CDS encoding DUF427 domain-containing protein — translation MKAIWNDQVIAESNDTVVIENNHYFPHDAIKKEFFTSSELQSTCPWKGVASYYTVTVDGKENKDAAWFYPEVSELAKGIKNHVAFWRGIQVVD, via the coding sequence ATGAAAGCAATTTGGAATGATCAAGTAATAGCAGAAAGTAATGATACCGTTGTAATTGAAAACAATCACTACTTTCCTCATGATGCTATAAAGAAAGAGTTTTTTACATCAAGTGAACTGCAAAGCACCTGCCCATGGAAAGGTGTTGCTTCTTATTACACCGTTACCGTAGATGGAAAAGAAAATAAAGACGCCGCTTGGTTTTATCCAGAAGTGAGCGAACTAGCAAAAGGAATTAAAAACCATGTTGCCTTCTGGCGAGGGATACAAGTAGTTGATTAA
- the egtB gene encoding ergothioneine biosynthesis protein EgtB: MIAIENLVEFFIETRAHTENICKPLEIEDYVVQPIADVSPPKWHLGHTTWFFEEFILKHHKQGYTLFSEDFAFVFNSYYESVGKRVVRTDRGNLSRPTVDQVYAYRKYVTQALQELLEEEITPTVKKLLTIGIHHEKQHQELLVTDIKYILGNNPLTPIYGGELRFRESEKETPSSFISIREGVYEIGHTGKEFCYDNELGRHKVYLHDYEISNKLVTNGEWIAFIEAGGYQETLLWHAEGWDWVNTNEITAPMYWHLVDDKWYQYTLNNGLQKINPDETLVHISYYEAFAFAQWKGMRLPTEFEWEVASSQLDWGDRWEWTESSYLPYPGYTKEEGALGEYNGKFMVNQKVLRGGSVATPAKHTRHTYRNFFQTGLRWQFTGLRLAK; the protein is encoded by the coding sequence ATGATTGCTATAGAAAACCTTGTCGAATTCTTTATTGAGACTCGAGCACACACAGAGAACATCTGTAAACCACTAGAAATTGAAGATTACGTTGTGCAACCCATTGCAGACGTGTCTCCCCCAAAATGGCACCTAGGCCATACGACTTGGTTTTTTGAAGAATTCATTCTTAAGCATCATAAGCAAGGATACACCCTTTTTAGTGAAGACTTTGCATTCGTATTTAATAGCTATTATGAGAGCGTAGGAAAAAGAGTGGTGCGCACAGATCGGGGCAACCTATCAAGACCAACGGTAGACCAAGTATATGCATACCGTAAATACGTCACTCAAGCACTCCAAGAGCTACTTGAGGAAGAAATTACACCCACGGTAAAAAAGCTACTCACTATTGGCATACACCACGAGAAACAACATCAAGAATTACTTGTTACAGATATTAAATACATTTTAGGCAACAATCCTCTTACGCCTATTTATGGTGGAGAATTACGCTTTCGCGAAAGCGAAAAAGAAACACCATCAAGCTTCATCTCTATTAGAGAAGGAGTTTATGAAATAGGTCACACAGGAAAAGAGTTTTGTTACGATAATGAATTAGGCCGTCATAAAGTATACTTACACGATTATGAAATATCAAACAAACTAGTAACTAATGGTGAGTGGATAGCATTTATTGAAGCTGGAGGTTATCAAGAAACACTCTTATGGCATGCCGAAGGCTGGGACTGGGTAAACACTAACGAGATAACTGCTCCCATGTACTGGCATCTAGTAGATGATAAATGGTACCAATACACGCTCAATAATGGATTACAAAAAATTAATCCAGATGAGACACTTGTTCATATCTCCTATTACGAAGCATTTGCTTTTGCACAATGGAAAGGAATGAGGTTACCTACAGAATTTGAATGGGAGGTCGCTAGCTCCCAACTAGACTGGGGTGATCGCTGGGAATGGACAGAAAGCTCATACTTACCTTACCCTGGCTACACTAAAGAAGAAGGAGCACTAGGGGAATATAACGGGAAGTTCATGGTTAATCAAAAAGTCTTGAGAGGTGGCTCTGTAGCCACGCCAGCTAAACATACAAGACATACCTATCGCAATTTCTTTCAGACCGGATTACGCTGGCAATTTACAGGATTACGCCTCGCCAAATAA
- a CDS encoding L-histidine N(alpha)-methyltransferase has protein sequence MTTKTTTITSAFSQEVTEGLTSFPKFLSSKYIYDKKGDKLFQDIMAMPTYYLTDCEFEIFETHKEAISKAFTDSKGFDLIELGAGDGKKTKVLLKHLIERGDTFAYLPIDISQNVLDGLKKSVEREIPDIVIKPQQGTYFEVLEDVAGYNERKKVIMVLGSNIGNLLHPQAIDFLTNIQKAMTPGDLLYMGFDQKKNPQTILDAYNDPEGITEAFNKNLLHRINNEMDADFNPDNFKHWEVYDPETGTAKSYLVSTKDQSVTIKSLDLKVDFTAWETIHTEISQKYDDNIVEWLASESGLEIVNEFSDSKAYYKNYLFKKK, from the coding sequence ATGACGACCAAAACTACTACCATCACATCTGCATTTAGTCAAGAAGTAACAGAAGGGCTCACCTCCTTCCCGAAGTTCCTTTCTTCAAAATATATCTATGATAAAAAAGGCGATAAGCTTTTTCAAGATATTATGGCAATGCCTACTTACTACCTCACAGACTGTGAGTTTGAAATTTTTGAAACGCATAAGGAAGCGATTTCAAAAGCTTTTACAGATAGCAAAGGTTTTGACCTTATAGAACTGGGCGCTGGAGATGGCAAGAAAACTAAAGTCCTTTTAAAGCACTTAATAGAAAGAGGAGATACCTTTGCATATTTACCTATAGATATTAGTCAGAATGTGCTGGATGGACTTAAAAAAAGTGTAGAAAGAGAAATACCAGATATTGTCATAAAACCTCAGCAGGGAACTTATTTTGAAGTCCTTGAAGATGTTGCAGGATACAATGAACGTAAGAAAGTAATCATGGTACTAGGTTCAAACATAGGGAATCTACTACACCCACAGGCTATAGATTTCCTTACAAATATCCAGAAAGCAATGACCCCAGGAGATTTGCTTTATATGGGGTTTGATCAAAAGAAAAATCCGCAGACTATTCTTGATGCTTATAATGATCCAGAAGGTATCACTGAGGCATTTAATAAAAACTTACTGCACCGCATAAATAATGAAATGGATGCAGATTTTAATCCTGATAATTTTAAACATTGGGAAGTTTATGATCCAGAAACTGGCACTGCCAAAAGTTATCTTGTAAGTACAAAAGACCAGTCTGTTACAATAAAATCGCTAGACCTTAAAGTAGATTTTACGGCATGGGAAACCATACATACAGAGATTAGTCAGAAATATGATGATAACATTGTAGAGTGGCTAGCTAGTGAATCTGGACTTGAGATAGTCAATGAATTCTCTGACAGCAAAGCTTATTATAAAAACTACTTATTCAAGAAAAAATAA
- a CDS encoding dihydrofolate reductase, with the protein MITMIAAAAENNALGKDGNIPWHLPDDFRHFKQLTTGHHIIMGRKTWESFPKPLPNRTHIVITRDVNYKAENAIVVHSLEDALAYSKDEAHTYIIGGGEIYKLGMDYATHIELTRVHNEFEADAFFPEINTNQWELVSSVFHDVDDRHKNGFTFQSWKKSS; encoded by the coding sequence ATGATAACGATGATTGCTGCAGCTGCAGAAAATAATGCTTTAGGAAAAGATGGTAACATCCCTTGGCATTTGCCAGACGATTTTAGACATTTTAAGCAATTAACCACTGGGCACCACATTATAATGGGACGTAAAACGTGGGAATCTTTCCCTAAACCATTACCTAATCGCACGCACATAGTGATCACTCGTGACGTAAATTATAAGGCAGAAAATGCTATTGTAGTACATTCTCTTGAAGATGCACTAGCTTACAGTAAGGATGAAGCTCATACTTATATTATAGGTGGTGGTGAGATTTACAAATTAGGGATGGACTATGCCACACACATAGAACTCACACGCGTTCATAATGAATTTGAAGCAGATGCTTTTTTCCCAGAGATTAACACAAACCAATGGGAGTTAGTAAGCAGTGTTTTTCACGACGTAGATGATAGACATAAAAATGGGTTTACGTTTCAAAGCTGGAAAAAAAGCTCATAA
- a CDS encoding aminotransferase class V-fold PLP-dependent enzyme codes for MKNFAKLFPILKQYAYLNTAASGLLSLPVMEWRQEHDLDFLIQGSILKENQAKVLTGVREKVGKLFSCKANRVALVPNFSYGFNTLIEGITTHKKVLLLEGDYPSVNWPFESRDFDQSYIKIKGAIEEEIATAFAKAQPDIFAFSMVQWLSGIKINHEFLKELKSKYPDTLFFADATQYLGTEMFDFDNSAFDVIGGSTYKWMNAGYGNALFLFKESVAERVAPRTTGFNSIQGKYKPQEGSFLGRFEPGHQDTLNYGSLGVAIDVIRQLGMKTIDEKVKTINAKAKEAFAERGLISKEIIDRVDHGSFFNIKGNDQLVARLRDEGIITIARGEGVRVGFHYFNTEEDLNKLLALV; via the coding sequence ATGAAAAATTTTGCAAAACTCTTTCCTATTTTAAAACAGTACGCATATCTCAACACTGCGGCATCGGGCTTATTATCACTGCCTGTGATGGAGTGGCGTCAAGAGCATGATCTCGATTTTCTTATACAGGGTAGTATACTTAAAGAGAATCAAGCAAAAGTGCTCACAGGCGTACGAGAAAAGGTAGGCAAGCTTTTTTCATGTAAAGCAAACAGAGTCGCACTTGTGCCTAATTTTTCTTACGGATTCAACACGCTTATAGAAGGGATAACAACGCATAAAAAAGTACTTCTTTTAGAAGGAGATTACCCTTCGGTAAACTGGCCTTTTGAGAGTCGCGACTTTGACCAGAGTTATATAAAAATTAAGGGTGCTATTGAGGAGGAGATAGCAACCGCTTTCGCGAAAGCGCAACCAGATATATTTGCATTTTCTATGGTACAGTGGTTATCTGGTATAAAAATCAATCATGAGTTCCTTAAAGAGTTAAAGTCAAAATATCCCGACACCTTATTTTTTGCTGATGCTACGCAATATCTAGGCACCGAAATGTTTGATTTTGATAATTCTGCATTTGATGTGATAGGAGGAAGTACTTACAAGTGGATGAATGCTGGATATGGTAATGCATTATTTTTATTTAAAGAGTCTGTAGCAGAGCGTGTAGCTCCTAGAACTACAGGTTTTAATTCTATACAAGGAAAGTACAAACCTCAGGAGGGTAGTTTTTTAGGAAGGTTTGAGCCAGGTCATCAAGACACACTTAACTATGGAAGCTTAGGAGTTGCCATCGATGTGATACGACAGCTAGGTATGAAAACCATAGATGAAAAAGTAAAAACTATAAACGCTAAAGCAAAAGAAGCCTTTGCCGAGAGAGGACTTATTTCAAAAGAAATTATAGATCGAGTAGATCATGGTTCATTTTTTAATATCAAGGGAAATGACCAGCTTGTCGCACGATTAAGGGATGAAGGAATAATAACTATTGCACGAGGTGAAGGTGTGCGGGTAGGATTTCATTATTTTAATACAGAAGAAGATCTCAATAAATTGCTAGCTCTTGTGTAG
- a CDS encoding isoamylase early set domain-containing protein: MAVTKKFLKTKPVCKVTFAIPAAHASTVAVAGDFNNWDTSTSLKKLKNGTFKGTFDIPTESSYEFRYVVDGEWVNEAEADRFQYNPYAATENSVLEL; this comes from the coding sequence ATGGCAGTCACAAAGAAATTTTTAAAAACAAAACCTGTTTGTAAAGTTACATTTGCAATACCTGCAGCACACGCAAGTACTGTAGCTGTTGCTGGTGATTTTAATAACTGGGACACATCTACATCTCTTAAGAAATTAAAGAATGGAACTTTTAAAGGAACTTTTGACATTCCTACAGAGAGTTCTTACGAGTTTCGCTATGTAGTAGACGGTGAGTGGGTAAATGAAGCAGAAGCAGATCGTTTTCAATATAATCCTTATGCTGCTACAGAAAATAGTGTCCTTGAGTTATAG
- the fabD gene encoding ACP S-malonyltransferase yields the protein MKAYIFPGQGAQFSGMGLDIFEKYPLAQNLFLKANDVLGFNITDVMFEGSAEDLKQTNVTQPAIFIHSIAIKTVMTDFEPSMVAGHSLGEFSALVASGALDFEDGLKLVSKRAQAMQKACELRPSTMAAVLGLEDHVVEEVCNEIAGVVVAANYNCPGQLVISGEVEAINKACEAMKEKGARRALVLPVGGAFHSPMMEPAREELAAAIENTVFKNPVCPIYQNVTASAVTSASEIQKNLIAQLTAPVKWTQTIQQMIADGSTDFIEVGPGKVLQGLMRKINRDVTASSAALPE from the coding sequence ATGAAAGCATATATATTTCCAGGACAAGGAGCCCAATTCTCAGGAATGGGTCTAGATATTTTTGAAAAATACCCTCTTGCACAGAACCTTTTTTTAAAGGCAAACGATGTATTAGGTTTTAATATTACAGATGTAATGTTTGAAGGGTCTGCAGAGGATTTAAAGCAAACTAACGTTACACAACCTGCCATATTCATCCATTCAATTGCTATTAAAACAGTGATGACAGATTTTGAACCTTCTATGGTTGCTGGTCACTCTCTTGGGGAGTTCTCTGCACTAGTGGCAAGTGGTGCGTTAGACTTTGAAGATGGTCTTAAACTAGTAAGTAAGCGTGCTCAAGCGATGCAAAAGGCATGTGAATTACGACCTTCTACTATGGCGGCCGTTTTAGGTCTTGAAGATCACGTCGTAGAAGAAGTTTGTAATGAAATTGCTGGTGTTGTTGTAGCAGCAAATTACAACTGCCCTGGTCAGCTTGTTATTTCTGGTGAGGTAGAAGCGATTAACAAAGCTTGTGAGGCTATGAAGGAAAAAGGTGCACGCCGTGCTCTAGTGCTGCCAGTAGGTGGTGCCTTTCACTCTCCTATGATGGAGCCAGCTCGTGAAGAACTAGCAGCAGCGATAGAGAATACAGTTTTTAAAAACCCAGTATGCCCTATTTATCAAAATGTGACTGCTAGTGCTGTTACAAGTGCTAGCGAGATTCAAAAAAATCTTATCGCACAGCTTACTGCTCCTGTAAAATGGACACAAACTATACAACAAATGATTGCCGATGGCTCAACGGATTTTATAGAAGTAGGACCAGGTAAAGTTTTACAAGGTCTTATGAGAAAAATAAACAGAGATGTGACGGCAAGTAGCGCAGCGCTTCCAGAATAA